A window of the Xenopus laevis strain J_2021 chromosome 9_10L, Xenopus_laevis_v10.1, whole genome shotgun sequence genome harbors these coding sequences:
- the LOC108700938 gene encoding ATP synthase subunit epsilon, mitochondrial, with protein sequence MVAYWRQAGLSYIRYSQICAQAVRSALKPQFKVEAEKVAAASVKITKPKKE encoded by the exons ATGGTGGCTTATTGGAGACAGGCCGGGCTCAG TTACATCAGATACTCTCAGATCTGTGCCCAGGCAGTCAGGTCGGCCCTCAAGCCTCAGTTTAAAGTAGAGGCAGAAAAGGTAGCAGCAGCCAGTGTAAAGATCACCAAACCGAAGAAGGAATAA